One Gossypium raimondii isolate GPD5lz chromosome 3, ASM2569854v1, whole genome shotgun sequence genomic window carries:
- the LOC105795930 gene encoding pentatricopeptide repeat-containing protein At5g47360 has protein sequence MQPITGDPCTIQAKDMLQHVWLLCEKGDMDMGHKLMIEIGLIDLYPDMRTYFAMVKGFCNAGRLEEACELFQAMKGQGFSPNVVAYFMLLEGICKHMSTRKELELLGEMDKAGRNCSPNVITYTFVIKSFCEKGQTIKALRILNRMEACQCVPNYIIVITLIMGLCVEGHVKEACKLIDRVTGRGVSNSDCYSSLVLALIRINRLDEVEKLFRKMLVSGAKPSAIACSTMIREICREGQVLDSFCLYNEIKRMLYFSSIDTEIYSILLVGLCQQNHSVEATKLARLMLRKMIRLEAPYDEIIVEANVLTTL, from the exons ATGCAGCCTATCACAGGAGATCCTTGTACTATCCAAGCAAAGGATATGCTTCAACACGTTTG GCTACTTTGTGAGAAAGGGGATATGGATATGGGTCATAAATTGATGATAGAGATTGGATTGATTGATCTTTATCCTGATATGAGGACTTATTTTGCAATGGTCAAGGGGTTCTGTAATGCTGGTAGATTGGAGGAGGCTTGTGAGTTGTTCCAGGCTATGAAGGGGCAAGGGTTTTCTCCAAATGTTGTGGCTTATTTCATGCTTCTTGAGGGTATTTGTAAGCACATGAGTACGAGAAAGGAATTAGAATTATTAGGGGAGATGGACAAAGCAGGTAGGAATTGTAGTCCGAATGTAATCACATATACATTTGTGATTAAAAGCTTTTGTGAGAAGGGTCAAACAATAAAGGCATTGAGAATTTTGAATAGAATGGAAGCTTGCCAGTGTGTTCCTAACTATATAATCGTTATTACTTTGATCATGGGTCTTTGCGTCGAGGGGCATGTAAAAGAAGCATGTAAGTTGATCGATAGAGTTACCGGACGTGGTGTTTCCAATAGTGATTGCTATAGTTCTCTTGTATTGGCTTTGATTAGGATTAATAGACTCGATGAGGTAGAGAAGCTCTTTAGGAAAATGTTAGTAAGTGGGGCTAAACCCAGTGCCATTGCTTGTAGTACCATGATTAGGGAGATTTGTCGTGAGGGACAAGTGCTAGATAGTTTTTGCTTATACAATGAAATCAAGCGAATGCTATACTTTTCATCCATCGACACTGAGATCTATTCTATTCTTTTGGTTGGCTTGTGTCAACAAAACCATTCGGTTGAAGCTACAAAGCTTGCTAGGTTAATGCTTAGAAAAATGATTCGCTTGGAAGCTCCGTATGATGAAATCATTGTGGAAGCCAATGTCCTAACCACATTATAA